The Anaerolineae bacterium genome has a segment encoding these proteins:
- a CDS encoding DUF1028 domain-containing protein gives MFSTFSIVAFDPATGDLGVAVQSKFLAVGAVVPWAKARTGAIATQSWANTSYGPRGLELLSLGLSAPEVVEILLAEDEGRDLRQVGIVDFRGGAAAYTGRGCFEWAGHVVGSGYACQGNILAGPRVVEAMAEAFEKGEGELAHRLLAALEAGQAAGGDRRGQQSAALLVVREKGGYGGFNDRYIDLRVDDHPEPIKELRRLLNLYELYFFKPRPEDLVEIKGEIALEIQRILLKTGDYRGPLSGQYDEVTKEAFKNLCLRENLEERWQEESLVDLTVLNFLRERFGR, from the coding sequence ATGTTTTCAACTTTCTCAATTGTGGCCTTTGACCCTGCTACGGGCGATCTGGGTGTTGCTGTCCAATCCAAATTTCTCGCGGTCGGGGCGGTGGTTCCGTGGGCCAAGGCCCGAACGGGCGCCATTGCCACCCAATCCTGGGCTAATACATCCTACGGACCGAGAGGCCTTGAGCTTCTGAGCCTGGGCCTTTCAGCTCCAGAGGTGGTGGAAATCCTCTTAGCTGAAGATGAAGGCCGGGACCTGCGTCAGGTTGGGATAGTGGATTTCCGGGGTGGAGCTGCGGCTTACACGGGTAGGGGGTGCTTTGAATGGGCCGGGCATGTGGTGGGCTCTGGATATGCCTGCCAGGGCAACATACTTGCAGGCCCCAGGGTAGTGGAAGCCATGGCTGAAGCTTTTGAAAAGGGCGAAGGAGAGCTGGCCCACAGGCTCTTAGCGGCCCTGGAAGCTGGACAGGCTGCCGGTGGTGACAGACGAGGCCAGCAATCAGCAGCGCTTCTGGTGGTAAGAGAGAAGGGCGGATATGGCGGCTTCAACGACCGCTATATAGACCTCAGGGTTGATGACCACCCCGAGCCTATAAAAGAGCTCAGGAGGCTGTTGAACCTTTACGAACTTTATTTCTTCAAGCCCAGACCTGAAGATCTGGTGGAAATAAAGGGGGAAATCGCCTTAGAAATCCAGCGCATCCTCCTTAAGACCGGGGATTACAGAGGCCCCCTCTCAGGCCAGTACGACGAAGTCACGAAGGAAGCCTTCAAAAACCTCTGCCTGAGGGAAAACCTGGAGGAACGGTGGCAGGAAGAATCCCTGGTGGATTTGACAGTCCTGAATTTCCTGAGGGAACGCTTCGGGAGATGA
- a CDS encoding VanZ family protein, giving the protein MGIIFSLSSIPGSFLPEVGGEPRNILFHLVEYTILALLLLRATAGKWFPAGAISLGWAALDEWYQSFVPGRASSFQDFFVDMLGISLGLILGKGRR; this is encoded by the coding sequence ATGGGGATTATATTCTCCCTATCCTCCATCCCCGGTTCTTTCTTGCCCGAAGTGGGGGGAGAGCCGCGGAACATCCTTTTCCACCTTGTTGAGTATACCATCCTGGCTCTGCTCCTGTTGAGAGCTACGGCGGGGAAATGGTTTCCTGCAGGGGCAATCTCTCTGGGGTGGGCCGCGCTGGATGAGTGGTATCAGAGCTTTGTTCCGGGCCGAGCCAGTTCCTTTCAGGATTTTTTCGTGGACATGCTTGGGATTAGCCTAGGGTTGATTCTGGGGAAGGGGAGGAGATAA
- a CDS encoding flippase-like domain-containing protein, whose translation MITLFFIALAVKKIDWGKTWQSLQGADYRFVALAFISTSLSYFLRTTRWKWILEPAGNFSFPVLFPSLMVGFAINNLLPGRLGEFARAYLVSRKTKVSVSLSFATVVVERVLDGLTIVGAMGAVGLFYPLPDWGKKVALLSAFLFLSTLMVLLSLLFLRAQTMKILGFLANPLPQQWERKLLGMISSFTEGLEILRSGPVFLRSLTFSVVIWGVETVTYYLGMRALHIPLAGWNGVWQALFFMSAVNLGIMIPAAPGGLGPYQASAILALAVFGVPKEVALSASLLTHAVQYFYVVALGLYFMGKEGLSLTEIMEERAR comes from the coding sequence CTGATAACCCTTTTCTTCATTGCCCTGGCGGTAAAGAAAATAGACTGGGGGAAGACGTGGCAATCCCTGCAGGGGGCTGATTATCGCTTTGTGGCTTTGGCCTTTATTTCTACGTCCCTTTCTTACTTTCTCAGGACCACTCGCTGGAAATGGATCTTGGAGCCTGCGGGGAATTTTTCCTTCCCGGTGCTTTTCCCTTCATTAATGGTAGGCTTTGCAATAAACAACTTGCTTCCTGGAAGGCTTGGGGAATTTGCTAGAGCTTACCTTGTAAGCCGGAAAACCAAAGTTTCTGTGAGTCTTTCCTTTGCTACCGTAGTGGTGGAAAGAGTTCTGGATGGCCTGACAATTGTGGGTGCCATGGGGGCAGTGGGCCTGTTCTATCCCCTTCCGGATTGGGGCAAGAAGGTGGCTTTGCTCTCGGCCTTCCTCTTCCTTTCAACTCTTATGGTCCTGCTTTCGCTGCTTTTCTTGCGGGCACAAACTATGAAAATCCTGGGCTTTCTGGCCAATCCTTTGCCCCAGCAATGGGAGAGAAAACTTTTGGGAATGATCTCCTCTTTTACCGAAGGCCTGGAAATCCTGCGCTCCGGACCCGTTTTCCTTCGCTCCCTCACCTTTTCCGTGGTAATATGGGGGGTGGAAACAGTCACCTATTACCTTGGGATGAGAGCCCTCCACATTCCTCTCGCTGGCTGGAATGGAGTCTGGCAGGCTCTGTTTTTCATGTCCGCAGTAAACCTGGGGATAATGATACCGGCAGCGCCAGGAGGGCTGGGACCGTACCAAGCCTCTGCCATCTTAGCTCTGGCCGTCTTCGGGGTGCCGAAGGAGGTTGCCCTGAGTGCTTCGCTTTTGACCCATGCTGTCCAGTATTTCTACGTTGTAGCCCTTGGCCTCTACTTTATGGGGAAGGAAGGTTTATCCCTTACAGAGATAATGGAAGAGAGGGCAAGATGA
- a CDS encoding cyclic-di-AMP receptor, which produces MKGGNIDRLAFTIVHSSYVQKLLKALYRESFQATVIEVKGGFLEEPMVTLLVGMNHRKLPLFLEVVKAHCPARFRYIPAGVIAPWPPSFPRMVEVSTGGAIVLVVPVEKFYQL; this is translated from the coding sequence ATGAAAGGCGGGAATATAGACCGTCTGGCTTTTACTATTGTGCATAGTTCTTACGTGCAAAAGCTCCTCAAGGCCCTCTACAGGGAAAGCTTTCAGGCCACGGTTATAGAAGTCAAGGGAGGCTTTTTGGAAGAGCCTATGGTAACTCTGCTGGTGGGGATGAATCATCGGAAGCTTCCTCTTTTCCTGGAAGTAGTCAAGGCCCACTGTCCAGCCCGGTTCCGCTATATTCCAGCAGGGGTTATCGCTCCCTGGCCTCCTTCTTTTCCACGGATGGTAGAAGTCAGCACGGGCGGAGCAATAGTCCTGGTGGTTCCAGTAGAAAAATTTTACCAGCTATAA
- a CDS encoding cyclic-di-AMP receptor: MKKLVLAIIKDDDAPSVMEALISRNFRVTKIASTGGFLRRGNVTLLIGTEEERVEELLKAVTRACAEPPPGQHRAIIFVIPMEQFIQVG, encoded by the coding sequence GTGAAGAAACTGGTTCTGGCCATAATAAAAGATGATGACGCACCTTCAGTTATGGAAGCACTTATTAGCCGAAATTTCAGGGTAACCAAGATAGCCAGTACCGGCGGATTCCTGCGGCGCGGGAACGTCACCCTCCTCATTGGCACGGAAGAAGAGCGGGTGGAAGAACTCCTCAAAGCTGTTACCAGGGCCTGCGCTGAGCCGCCGCCTGGTCAGCACAGAGCTATTATTTTTGTCATCCCTATGGAGCAATTCATCCAGGTAGGATAA
- a CDS encoding MFS transporter codes for MLKRLIALVEDDWGPHVGSLLRRSLRWFLADGVFGGASDAIVNAFQALYFLALGATRPQIGLLASLSNLTMPLAMFPGAALAERSVEYKRFILKALIFSKSTLFLLALLPFIPFSGYAISFGIGIATLRVFASHFANPAWTALVGKLVPLQWRGRYFASRNILIGLASVLVTLLAGGLIDLLGSPGGYQVVFGLAGILGLLSAYSFARIEEPLMAQRRTQNLSTKAVLKFTGRIPGFLPFCILSGLWNFSVHLAAPFFPVYMVEGFKAGGTLIGLTSSLAILASIPGQRIFGRQADERGALWVQRLTSLVIPFIPWLWALAPGVWFIIPVELFSGFIWAGFNLAVFNLLLELTPEEGRPVHVALYQVISGLGMTIGPVIGGLLANALGYKALFWISGALRVLIAILFIHFLREGSRP; via the coding sequence GTGCTCAAACGTCTCATCGCCCTTGTGGAAGACGACTGGGGGCCTCACGTCGGATCTCTGCTCAGGCGTTCCCTCCGGTGGTTCCTGGCCGACGGAGTATTCGGAGGGGCAAGCGATGCTATAGTGAACGCCTTTCAGGCTCTTTACTTTTTGGCCCTTGGAGCCACCAGGCCCCAGATAGGCCTCCTGGCTTCCCTTTCCAACCTTACTATGCCTCTGGCTATGTTCCCGGGGGCTGCCCTGGCCGAAAGAAGTGTTGAATACAAAAGGTTCATCCTGAAAGCCCTTATCTTCAGCAAATCAACCCTCTTCCTCCTGGCCCTCCTGCCTTTCATCCCCTTTAGTGGGTACGCGATATCTTTCGGGATAGGCATCGCTACTCTGCGGGTCTTTGCCAGCCACTTTGCCAACCCTGCCTGGACAGCCCTCGTAGGGAAGCTTGTGCCTCTGCAGTGGCGGGGAAGATATTTTGCCTCCCGCAATATACTCATCGGCCTGGCCAGCGTTCTGGTCACCCTGTTAGCGGGCGGTTTGATAGACCTGCTGGGCAGCCCAGGTGGTTATCAGGTCGTTTTCGGCCTGGCCGGCATCCTGGGGCTCCTTTCGGCTTACTCTTTCGCCCGGATAGAGGAGCCTCTCATGGCCCAGAGAAGAACCCAAAATCTTTCTACGAAAGCAGTGTTAAAATTTACCGGAAGAATCCCTGGTTTTTTGCCTTTCTGCATTTTATCTGGCCTGTGGAACTTTTCCGTCCACTTAGCCGCACCTTTTTTCCCTGTCTACATGGTTGAGGGCTTCAAAGCAGGAGGAACTCTCATCGGGCTTACTTCCTCGCTGGCCATCCTGGCCTCCATTCCCGGACAACGGATTTTCGGCCGCCAGGCTGATGAGCGCGGAGCATTGTGGGTTCAGAGGCTAACTTCGCTTGTTATCCCCTTTATCCCTTGGCTTTGGGCTTTGGCCCCCGGGGTATGGTTCATAATACCCGTTGAGCTTTTCAGTGGCTTTATCTGGGCCGGATTTAACCTCGCTGTCTTTAACCTCCTTTTGGAGCTCACGCCCGAGGAAGGAAGACCCGTCCATGTGGCTTTATATCAGGTAATATCAGGACTTGGGATGACGATCGGGCCAGTGATAGGAGGCTTGCTGGCAAACGCGCTCGGTTACAAAGCCCTGTTCTGGATTTCTGGTGCTCTGCGGGTTCTTATCGCAATACTTTTCATCCACTTTCTCCGAGAAGGAAGCCGCCCTTAA
- a CDS encoding decaprenyl-phosphate phosphoribosyltransferase, with amino-acid sequence MVIALLKAMRPKQWAKNVFVFAALVFDEKLFKLVPLSKTVLGFLIFCLLSGAVYLVNDVVDAEKDRLHPTKRKRPIASGQLSPKLALATASALGITLIPVSFLLDFYFGLVALAYLISMVAYSFWLKNVALMDVFTVSAGFVLRVAAGVILVKAERFSPWLYICTTLLALFISISRRRHELLLLNENASNHRTILEEYNLRLLDEMIVIVTSSTIVAYSLYTFSAPNLPPNHTMMLTIPLVLYCLFRYLYLIHVKGEGGAPEDLIFTDKPLLAGLLLWGLAVIAILYLQ; translated from the coding sequence ATGGTTATAGCCCTTTTAAAAGCGATGAGGCCCAAGCAGTGGGCCAAAAATGTTTTTGTCTTTGCCGCTCTTGTCTTTGATGAAAAACTCTTCAAACTGGTTCCTCTTTCCAAGACTGTACTGGGCTTTCTCATTTTCTGCCTCCTATCCGGCGCAGTCTACCTGGTGAACGATGTGGTGGATGCCGAGAAAGACCGCCTTCACCCTACCAAGAGAAAGAGGCCAATTGCCTCTGGCCAGCTGAGCCCTAAGCTCGCCTTGGCTACAGCTTCAGCTCTCGGGATAACTTTAATCCCTGTCTCTTTCCTCCTGGATTTCTACTTCGGCCTTGTGGCCCTTGCTTACCTTATTTCCATGGTAGCTTATTCCTTCTGGCTCAAGAATGTAGCCTTGATGGACGTTTTCACAGTCTCAGCGGGGTTCGTCCTTAGAGTGGCCGCCGGGGTTATCCTGGTAAAGGCCGAAAGATTTTCTCCCTGGCTCTATATCTGCACCACTTTGCTGGCCCTCTTTATAAGCATAAGCCGCCGCCGCCACGAACTTCTCCTTCTCAATGAGAACGCCTCAAACCACAGAACCATTCTTGAGGAATATAACCTGCGCCTTCTGGACGAAATGATAGTCATAGTAACTTCCAGCACCATCGTCGCTTACTCCCTTTACACTTTCTCTGCTCCCAACCTCCCTCCGAATCACACCATGATGTTAACCATCCCGTTGGTCCTCTACTGCCTTTTCCGTTACCTTTACCTCATCCACGTGAAAGGGGAGGGTGGAGCTCCCGAAGATCTCATCTTTACCGACAAGCCACTGCTGGCAGGCCTCCTCCTCTGGGGCTTAGCCGTAATCGCTATACTTTATCTCCAATGA
- the rlmD gene encoding 23S rRNA (uracil(1939)-C(5))-methyltransferase RlmD, translating to MRKMEIRLEKMAHGGEALGFYEGKAIFVAGGIAGERVQVEIEEDHRSWARARLLEVLTPSPYRVEPPCPYFGRCGGCQWQHIDYKAQLQFKREILAEQLARIGGLEAEIFPVVPSPWPWHYRNSVRFRVTPEGMLAFQALRSTELVVIEECYILHPLVEEVLEAVEMELPPLLSLKVKVGVRTGHQLLVLETAHKETLELSTELPVSCVLIPPSGPPVVMAGSDFIQEEVAGRLYRISAMSFFQANTPQAEKLVEIVEEFLTPEGKETLLDGYCGVGLFGLALADKVARVIGVEENPFAVNDALLNAEMQGAGNALFIQGRMEEVSGQLEEKIDLAVVDPPRTGMEKEALEGLVRLKPQKIAYVSCDPATLARDLAFLVKNGYVLEKVQPVDMFPQTFHIESISLLRLRS from the coding sequence ATGAGGAAAATGGAAATTCGTCTGGAGAAAATGGCCCACGGAGGTGAAGCCCTCGGTTTTTACGAGGGCAAAGCCATCTTCGTGGCCGGAGGAATAGCTGGAGAAAGGGTTCAGGTTGAGATTGAGGAGGACCACCGGAGCTGGGCAAGGGCCAGGCTTTTGGAAGTTCTGACCCCTTCCCCTTACAGGGTTGAACCCCCGTGTCCGTATTTTGGCCGGTGCGGGGGATGCCAGTGGCAGCACATTGACTACAAGGCCCAGCTTCAGTTCAAGCGGGAAATCCTAGCCGAGCAACTCGCTCGCATTGGAGGCCTTGAGGCTGAAATCTTTCCTGTTGTTCCAAGTCCGTGGCCCTGGCACTACCGCAACTCTGTACGCTTTCGGGTTACTCCAGAGGGAATGCTCGCTTTCCAGGCCCTGCGCAGCACCGAACTTGTGGTCATTGAGGAGTGCTACATCCTTCACCCCCTTGTAGAGGAAGTCCTTGAAGCCGTAGAGATGGAACTTCCCCCCTTGCTCTCCTTGAAGGTCAAAGTCGGGGTAAGGACAGGCCATCAGCTCCTTGTTCTGGAGACGGCACACAAAGAGACCCTTGAGCTTTCCACTGAACTTCCTGTTTCATGTGTCCTTATTCCCCCTTCAGGCCCTCCGGTGGTGATGGCTGGTAGCGATTTTATCCAGGAGGAAGTAGCGGGGAGGCTTTACCGAATTTCGGCCATGAGCTTTTTCCAGGCCAACACTCCCCAGGCCGAGAAGTTGGTGGAAATAGTGGAGGAATTTTTAACGCCAGAAGGAAAAGAGACCCTGCTGGATGGTTACTGCGGGGTTGGATTGTTCGGATTAGCCCTGGCAGATAAAGTGGCCAGGGTCATAGGAGTGGAAGAGAACCCCTTCGCCGTGAACGATGCCCTCCTCAATGCAGAGATGCAAGGGGCAGGAAATGCCCTCTTCATCCAGGGACGAATGGAAGAAGTTTCAGGGCAACTGGAGGAGAAGATTGACCTTGCCGTGGTAGACCCACCGCGCACGGGTATGGAAAAGGAAGCCCTTGAAGGTCTCGTGCGCCTTAAGCCCCAAAAGATCGCCTACGTTTCGTGCGATCCAGCTACTCTGGCCAGGGATCTCGCCTTTCTGGTAAAAAACGGCTATGTCCTGGAGAAAGTGCAACCAGTGGACATGTTCCCCCAGACCTTTCACATTGAAAGCATTTCCCTGCTCAGGCTCAGATCCTGA
- the yqeC gene encoding selenium cofactor biosynthesis protein YqeC, whose product MLLREALGVKAGEVISLTGAGGKTSLALRLMAELKGEGFRVIFTTTTRVLEPVPGPGEALILEENELLIPERVLEAFRNHEAIILARRRLREKASIHPRYPFPVLPRKLQGLSPETIDRIHEAAGDAVIIVEADGARGRLLKAPAPHEPIVPSSTSLYVAMAHADASGKPLTEEFFHRPREITRLLNCPEGSVLDEAAIASLFLHPEGGMKGKPPSARFIPVVNTREEAPPQKAYKIARFLLRSPEVRKVLVTALWGEKPVRDIVGRVKGIILAAGESERFGCPKQLFPVEGVPMLERVVEIALASPLESIVVILGAYAEELIPILKGKPVQFLVNKDWREGIASSIRASLLVAGSETEALVFFLADQPFVRPETVAAIVRHYYRTRRPIVAPAFRGVRGNPVLFDRSTFLELASIKGDKGGRSLIEAHPDWVEIVEVADPGIRIDIDTPQDLSLSREMLSM is encoded by the coding sequence ATGCTCTTAAGAGAAGCTCTCGGCGTTAAAGCTGGAGAGGTCATTTCTCTGACGGGGGCAGGGGGGAAGACTTCCCTGGCTCTACGCCTTATGGCTGAACTTAAAGGGGAAGGATTCAGGGTTATTTTCACCACTACCACCAGGGTCCTGGAGCCAGTTCCTGGCCCCGGTGAGGCTCTCATCCTGGAGGAGAACGAACTCTTAATCCCTGAGCGGGTTCTGGAGGCTTTCCGGAACCACGAGGCCATCATCCTGGCCCGCCGGCGGCTCAGAGAGAAGGCTTCAATCCACCCTCGCTATCCCTTCCCCGTACTCCCCCGCAAGCTTCAGGGTCTTTCTCCGGAAACGATTGATAGAATCCACGAAGCTGCAGGCGATGCAGTTATAATCGTTGAAGCCGATGGAGCCAGGGGACGCCTTCTCAAAGCACCGGCGCCTCACGAGCCCATTGTCCCCTCTTCCACCTCGCTCTACGTGGCCATGGCCCATGCCGATGCCTCAGGCAAACCCCTCACCGAAGAGTTTTTCCACAGGCCCCGCGAAATTACAAGGCTTCTGAACTGCCCCGAGGGCTCCGTGCTGGACGAAGCCGCCATCGCTTCTCTCTTTCTGCACCCCGAAGGCGGCATGAAAGGGAAACCCCCTTCGGCCAGGTTTATCCCGGTGGTGAACACCCGTGAGGAAGCACCTCCCCAGAAGGCCTACAAAATTGCTCGCTTTCTCCTCCGCTCTCCGGAAGTCCGGAAAGTACTGGTGACAGCTTTGTGGGGTGAGAAGCCAGTGAGAGATATTGTGGGAAGGGTGAAAGGCATTATCCTGGCTGCTGGCGAATCCGAGCGCTTCGGCTGCCCGAAACAGCTCTTTCCAGTAGAAGGCGTCCCAATGCTGGAAAGGGTTGTGGAGATAGCCCTGGCCTCGCCCCTGGAAAGCATTGTAGTAATCCTTGGGGCTTATGCTGAAGAACTCATCCCCATCCTTAAGGGAAAGCCGGTTCAATTTCTGGTAAACAAGGACTGGCGGGAAGGGATAGCCTCTTCCATAAGGGCCAGCCTCCTGGTGGCAGGGTCCGAGACAGAAGCTCTGGTGTTTTTCCTGGCTGACCAGCCTTTCGTAAGGCCGGAAACAGTAGCGGCGATAGTTCGACACTATTACAGGACTCGCAGGCCCATAGTGGCCCCAGCCTTTAGAGGAGTCAGGGGAAACCCTGTGCTCTTTGACCGCTCTACTTTCCTTGAACTGGCATCCATAAAGGGCGATAAAGGGGGCCGTTCCCTTATAGAGGCACATCCCGATTGGGTGGAAATCGTAGAGGTAGCTGATCCCGGGATAAGGATTGATATTGATACTCCTCAGGATCTGAGCCTGAGCAGGGAAATGCTTTCAATGTGA
- a CDS encoding cellulase family glycosylhydrolase gives MRWVKVLLYISLVCVAGCRGSMEAKNFTNFRPARYAVDYGAKPNLEHLSQAELAIVQPVLSPQEIRLLREGGTEVLAYISIGEAEPDDPALPNLSSCILGQNPNWGSWYMDARCSEWQDFVLERARSLREKGYSGLFLDTVDTAELYPQTSPGFVELIRRLRQEIGGIIVQNRGFSVLDEVVNYIDGIMHEDLSAGYDFSTGHYLYHEQDPTPALTYRDRLILLALDYAPPDRPHLAWKACERARLLGFTGYVAFHVYLHEGGIFCDEVPLPPSYRATPQGVLRGSEMINLYGLNWFGMETRDRAPHGLWTGRKVPEFLKQIRELGFTALRLPLSPQVLWPGYDTASWAQNPGGYPSDAYAGLLYFLEEARKEGLYVLLDFHTYDPNRLGASLPGRPFGNGYTKENWLADLRRMAEIALSFPNVMGIDLCNEPYALTWAEWKALAKEGAETILQANPFILAIVEGVGNMSDNGGWPAFWGENLTEAYEDPIIKEWHVFLPLVSRAGGSSGLPSRTVTPSLLGRILYLPHVYGPDVAHQPYFDDPDFPHNLPDIWEIHFGRMAGKFPLGIGEFGGRYEGKDKIWQDAFVDYLLAKKIHIFFYWALNPNSGDTGGLLLDDWRTVHEGKLTLLRRLMHK, from the coding sequence ATGAGGTGGGTGAAAGTATTGCTTTACATCTCTCTGGTTTGCGTCGCAGGTTGTCGCGGAAGCATGGAGGCAAAAAATTTTACAAATTTTCGGCCAGCTCGTTATGCCGTAGATTACGGGGCCAAGCCGAACCTGGAGCATCTTTCGCAGGCTGAGCTGGCTATTGTCCAGCCCGTCCTTTCGCCCCAAGAAATACGCCTCTTAAGGGAAGGCGGAACAGAAGTCTTGGCTTATATTTCCATCGGCGAGGCGGAGCCTGACGACCCAGCCCTCCCTAATCTCTCCAGCTGCATCCTGGGTCAAAATCCCAACTGGGGTTCGTGGTATATGGATGCCCGTTGCTCAGAGTGGCAAGATTTTGTCCTGGAACGGGCCCGTTCTCTCCGGGAGAAAGGGTATTCTGGCCTTTTCCTGGATACTGTGGATACGGCTGAACTCTATCCCCAGACATCTCCCGGATTCGTGGAGTTGATCCGCCGTCTGCGCCAGGAGATAGGCGGAATCATCGTCCAGAATCGCGGCTTCAGCGTTCTGGACGAAGTGGTCAACTATATAGATGGCATTATGCATGAGGACCTGAGCGCGGGCTATGATTTCTCTACCGGCCATTATCTCTACCACGAACAGGACCCAACGCCGGCTCTGACCTATCGGGATCGGTTAATCCTTCTGGCCCTTGACTATGCCCCACCCGACCGACCTCATCTGGCCTGGAAGGCTTGTGAGAGGGCCCGACTCCTGGGCTTTACGGGGTATGTAGCTTTCCACGTGTACCTGCACGAAGGGGGCATTTTCTGCGATGAAGTTCCTCTGCCCCCCTCATACCGGGCCACACCCCAAGGCGTCCTGCGGGGTTCTGAAATGATAAACCTTTATGGCCTGAACTGGTTTGGCATGGAGACCCGCGATCGCGCCCCCCACGGCCTCTGGACAGGCAGGAAAGTGCCGGAATTCCTGAAGCAGATTCGGGAACTGGGGTTCACTGCCCTGCGTTTGCCCCTTTCCCCTCAAGTCCTCTGGCCAGGTTATGATACCGCTTCCTGGGCTCAAAATCCTGGCGGTTATCCCAGCGATGCTTATGCTGGCTTGCTCTATTTTCTTGAAGAGGCTCGCAAAGAAGGCCTTTATGTCCTCCTGGACTTCCACACTTATGACCCGAATCGCCTGGGAGCAAGCCTTCCCGGCCGGCCTTTCGGCAACGGTTATACGAAAGAGAACTGGCTGGCTGACCTACGTCGCATGGCAGAAATTGCCCTCAGTTTCCCGAATGTAATGGGCATTGACCTGTGCAACGAGCCCTATGCCCTGACCTGGGCTGAATGGAAGGCGCTGGCAAAAGAAGGAGCGGAAACTATCCTCCAGGCCAATCCCTTCATCCTGGCAATCGTTGAGGGAGTCGGGAACATGTCCGACAACGGTGGCTGGCCTGCTTTCTGGGGTGAAAATCTCACCGAAGCCTATGAAGATCCCATCATCAAGGAGTGGCACGTGTTTCTCCCTCTGGTATCGAGGGCTGGCGGAAGCTCTGGGCTCCCCAGTAGGACGGTGACCCCCTCCCTTTTGGGCCGTATTCTGTATCTGCCCCACGTTTATGGACCCGATGTAGCCCATCAACCATATTTTGATGACCCTGATTTTCCCCACAATCTTCCAGACATTTGGGAAATTCACTTTGGCCGGATGGCTGGCAAGTTCCCCCTTGGTATCGGGGAATTCGGAGGGCGCTACGAAGGGAAGGATAAAATCTGGCAAGATGCCTTTGTGGACTACCTTCTGGCTAAGAAAATCCACATCTTTTTCTACTGGGCTCTAAACCCCAACTCTGGAGACACCGGCGGCCTTCTTTTGGATGACTGGCGAACTGTTCACGAGGGCAAGCTTACCCTACTCCGTCGCCTCATGCATAAGTAA
- a CDS encoding 1-acyl-sn-glycerol-3-phosphate acyltransferase, whose translation MRARSILNYILRILFRIFLRYRIEGWENFPRKGRVILMINHINFLDPVLVGGLAPREVTIMAKREVLDYPFLGFFIRLYGVVPIRRGEIDRQALKGALETLAQEQPLLMAPEGTRSHHGRLQKAKDGIAYIALKTDSPIVPIAIWGQEKFFQNLKKLRPTEVHIRIGRPFKFIPPPIIERGDLTKMTTEAMYILASLLPPEYRGVYADPEKVNFNYVKFLE comes from the coding sequence ATGAGGGCGCGATCCATCCTGAACTATATCCTGAGAATTCTCTTTCGCATTTTCCTCCGCTACAGAATAGAGGGCTGGGAAAATTTCCCCCGAAAAGGGCGTGTTATCCTCATGATAAACCACATAAACTTTCTGGACCCTGTTCTTGTGGGGGGGCTTGCTCCGAGAGAAGTGACCATAATGGCCAAGAGGGAAGTGTTGGATTACCCGTTCCTGGGGTTTTTCATTCGCCTTTATGGTGTAGTGCCTATCAGGAGAGGGGAGATTGATCGGCAAGCCCTTAAGGGCGCTCTGGAAACCCTGGCCCAGGAACAGCCCCTCCTCATGGCCCCCGAAGGCACCAGAAGCCACCATGGCCGATTGCAAAAGGCTAAAGATGGAATTGCCTATATCGCTCTAAAAACCGACTCCCCCATTGTTCCAATAGCCATATGGGGGCAGGAAAAGTTCTTCCAGAACTTGAAGAAGCTTCGCCCCACCGAAGTTCACATTCGGATAGGCCGCCCTTTTAAGTTCATCCCTCCTCCCATAATTGAAAGGGGTGATCTGACCAAAATGACCACGGAAGCCATGTATATTCTGGCCTCTTTATTGCCCCCGGAATACCGGGGCGTTTACGCAGATCCCGAAAAGGTTAATTTCAATTACGTGAAATTTCTGGAATAA